The [Pantoea] beijingensis genomic sequence AGATGACACAACTGAGTGCATTGCAGCCTGACGTCACGGTTGGCGATGTTCAACCGGTACTGATTGATAGTTTTGTAAAGCTGCTGAATATTCAGAAAGTTGAGTATACCAACACGCCTTCCGGCTACATTAAAACTACCGGCTGATCTGTGCGCCGGCCCACGGCGAGTTTGCCGATGCGTGCGACTTTACAACTTTATCCATTTCCAGGTTTGTCACAGGCTGAATCTCTGTTGCGCTGATGTTATACTTCGCACCTGGTTATTCAAAAAAATTTGAAAAAACATAAAACTCAATGAGTTGTTATGTCTCTCCACACTGGAACCTGCAAGCTTATGAGTAAACCAATTCAGATGGAACGCGGCGTCAAATATCGCGACGCAGACAAAATGGCATTGATCCCGGTGAAAACCGTCGTGACTGAACGACAAGAGCTGTTAAGAAAGCCGGAGTGGATGAAAATCAAACTGCCCGCTGACTCCAGTCGTATTCAGGGCATAAAAGCCGCAATGCGTAAAAACGGTCTGCATTCTGTCTGTGAGGAGGCCTCTTGCCCTAACCTTGCTGAGTGTTTTAACCATGGCACCGCCACCTTTATGATCCTTGGCGCGATCTGCACACGTCGTTGTCCGTTTTGCGACGTTGCCCATGGTCGCCCCCTGACGCCTGATGCCAATGAACCGGGTAAACTGGCACAGACTATCGCCGATATGGCTTTGCGTTACGTGGTGATAACCTCTGTGGATCGCGACGATTTGCGTGATGGCGGCGCACAGCATTTTGCCGATTGTATTCGCGCCATCCGCGAAAAAAGCCCCACTATAAAAATTGAAACGCTGGTACCTGACTTCCGTGGCCGCATGGATCGCGCATTAGAGATTTTAACCGCCACACCACCTGATGTATTCAATCATAATCTGGAAAACGTTCCGCGTGTCTACCGCCAGGTACGTCCGGGAGCGAATTACGAATGGTCACTGAAATTACTGGAACGCTTTAAAGAGGCGCACCCTGATATCCCCACCAAGTCGGGGCTGATGGTTGGACTGGGCGAAACCAACGCAGAGATTATCGAGGTTATGCGCGATTTGCGCCGGCACGGCGTCACAATGCTCACGCTAGGCCAATATTTGCAGCCGAGCCGCCATCATCTGCCAGTTCAGCGTTATGTGAGTCCTGCCGAGTTTGATGAAATGAAAGAAGAAGCACTGGCGATGGGGTTCACCCATGCCGCATGCGGGCCTTTCGTTCGCTCGTCATATCATGCTGATATGCAAGCAAAAGGCCTTGAAGTGAAGTAATTTTTTATCCATTAAAAAAGCAGCGGTATTAGTAGCTGCTTTTTTTATGTCTTTGATAACGTTTACTATTACCTTCAAAGCCACTGCATAAAAAAAGAACCGTTCACCACAGCGTTTCCGGTTCTTCTATTCATACCAATCGCAACGTTTAGTTACACTCAATGCTACACAATTAATCTTTGTGAGTCACGCGCTCTGCTGCTGCGTCATCTGCAGCGGTTTTTTTCGCTGCAGCATCCTCTTCGCTCATGGCTTTTTTAAAGCCCTTAATCGCAGAGCCTAAATCACCGCCAAGGGAACGTAACTTATTGGTGCCGAATAGCAGTACGATCAACGCACCGATAATTAGCAGCTTGGCAATACTGATACCTTCCATAATACCTTCTCTATTATCCGGAATAAGAATTTTGTACCCTAAATAATTCGAATTGCAGCAAAACGTTGGTATCGCAATGATGCATCGGAAACTTACTCAAAACGGGCGTAAGCAATTGAAAGCAGCGTGCAGACCAACATGAAAAACAATTTGAAGTACAAACGGTATTTTTTATTAATACGCGCAGTTAAGCGGTCAGTACAACAGCAATCTGTAACAAAGTAAGACCGCATCACTCAGACATTAAGCTGCCATGTTAGCAGCGATTTTCATTACATGGATGGACAAAACGATCAGTAGACTTTCAATTCCGGACGTACAAAGCGACGATTCTCTAATACAGGCAGCATGCGGCGAGCATCAGCAATACGTTGTGGATCGAGGTCGGCAAACACCAACGCCGGACCTTCTGCCGCTCTCGCTATTGCTACGCCAAGCGGGTCAACCACCATGCTGTTACCTATGTTACGCGGGCCACACTCTCCCACCGCAACTAAATAACAGGTGTTCTCCAGCGCACGGGCGGTTACCAGCACCTCCCAATGCATCTCTTTTAATGGCCCTTTAACCCACGCTGCTGGCAAAACCAGCACCTCAGCGCCATCCAGTACTAGCCGACGAGCCAATTCCGGAAAGCGGATGTCATAGCACGTCATTAGTCCTACGCGTAACCCCGCCACTTCAACCAGAGGCGGGATCGCCTCACCTGCCGTAACATTTTTCGATTCCTGCACGGAAAAGGCGTCATAGAGATGCAATTTATCGTAGCGGGCCACAATCTCACCACGGCGAACGGCGACCAGCACGTTAAGCACGCGTTGGTCATCTGCCGGAACATGCATCGTCAATACGGTCGTCATATCATTCTCATTACTGACCGCCAAAATTTGGCTCAGAAAGGGTCCATCCAATGGCTGTGCAGTCTTCAAGGCTATATCAGGATCGGCAATATCGCGTGCCAGTATAGCTTCGGGTAACACCAGAAGGTCGGCCCCACCTGCATATGCCCGCTGCATCAGTGACCGACAGGTTGCTGCATTCTCCTGCCATTCACGACCCACCGCAAACTGCCCCATCGCGACTTTCATTGTCATTCCCCTTTATTTCAGTCTGAAACTTAGCTGCACGTCGCCGCTATGCTTTACTGCCTGCAAAATGAAACTCACCACCTTTTTGCTAAAACGATGCGGCAGCGGCAGATGAGCATCCACGCCATACTGCATTCTCTATGCCGGTGATGATTATGCTAGCGGATGCGGGTTAATGTTGCCTTAAGGATGATTTGCGACACTCGACGCTGTTTACACAGTGTGAGAGAAGAAGATGAAAAAGTCATTATCCACAAAGCTGCACGAACTTGCGGCATTTTCGATCAGCTTGCTGGCAGTGATCGCTTTTATTGCAATTTACCTCTATCGCTAAAATAGGCGAAAAAAAACCCGCCGAAAGGCGGGTTTTAAAAATTCTCTGATAACTAACTTAAATAGCAGCAACGTTAGCAGCAGATGGGCCTTTAGCACCGTCGGTGATTTCAAACTCTACACGCTGACCTTCAGCCAGGGTTTTGAAACCATTGCTCTGGATTGCAGAGAAGTGTACGAACACATCTTTGCTACCATCTTCAGGAGTAATGAAACCGAAACCTTTGGACTCATTAAACCACTTAACGCTACCTTTAATCTTAGACATCAATATTACCTTTACATGAAAAATGGACACTAAACTGTGTCGACATCTAGTACAGCAATTGCGAACGCTTTTGTCCAGTCTGGCGTGACGAAAAAGTGATAAATATCGATATTTTTTGTCAAAACACCATTTAACAAGGCGAAATGCAGCTAAATCTGCCAGCGGAACCAGGCAAAAAAGACATTACCATTGTTATAAGTTCCCGGAATATAAGTCATTTGAAATGACGCACGCCCATACCCAACCGATGCCAACGGCAACAAGACGGGAAGAGGAATGTAGTTCCAGTTATCACGCATAGTTATTCCTGCGGTAAAACCAGCACCAAAATGAATATTCTCATCACTAAATGGTCGCCAGGTTTTTTCCCAGCCGTATCCACCAATGGGCTCCCACTTGTTGAAGGAGTCCTTAAACGCCATCAGATAGATGCCATTCCAGTTACCCCTAGTGTCATAGCGAGAGATACCGCCGCCAGCACCCCATGGGCGCTCATTGTAGCTATCCGTTTTGTCTTTATCATACGTCCAGCGGTTATGCCAGGTGATTGCCGGTACATAAAGGTCGTAACTATCGGACGAAGTCCAGGTATCTTTAACATTCCCGGTAAAGGTCTGCCATAGCGCAGAAATTTCTCCTGAGGGCTGTGTTTCAGCAGTGCACCCCGAAGACGCATAAAAAAGAGATACGACAGGTATCAGGATTAATCGACAAAATTGAGATACTTTCACTTCATTTATAACCATTTTAAAAAAACAGGAAACAGTCGCCTGCCGGAGTTTCACCGCGGATATAGTGTATTGTGATGGCTGTGGTAGCGAGGTGCGTTCTGCATATACCACATCAAATAACTGATGCGGGGCTCTCCATGCAGATGCGGTTTGCCTGATTGAAGTGGCAACGTCCTTTTACCCATAAAACAGCGATCCTGGAAGGATTTTAAGCGCTCCCCTTATCTTCTTACAACTTCTTTATGCCGCCACGCCCTTAATATCCACTAGCACGCCGACACATCCCCTGGATTTCTTCTGAAAAAATGAGAAAAAACAACGATGATGAAGAAAAATAAGAATTCGTTAAAAAGGTAAAAAAAATCAACCCAATATGGCCTCAATTAAAACATGAATAGTTAATGTGCTTAATCTGCCTTTGTGTAGATAAGACTTATCTTAGCGATAAATATGAACGTTATCGTCAAAAACGGAGATAACCCCAACGGCAGCAGTCGTGTATTTTTACCCGACACAGAAAACGACGAAGCAATCCTTATTTACCTCTCACTATGTTGACAACGACTGTGCCGGTTAAACGGATGCTGCCGTCTAGACGACAGCCCCCCGCTTTAAAAAATAAGCTTAAATACGCCAGTTAAGGTAAGCAGCCCCACGATAAAAATAATCGCAATAATCCAAAGAATAATTTTCATTCCATTTTCCTCACTCATTGGTGATAAAAAACCACAGGCCATAGCGACTCAAGTATAGAAGAATAATTTCATATCATCAGCGCCATAGAAAATCCCGCATAGGTTTTTGACAGTCACCGATCGGACGATACTTCCGCACTGTCGTTAGCGTATGGCACTCACTGGAAGAACACTGCACCGGTTACATCATTTTTTGAGAACCCTGTCGCGCTGTGAAATTTTCTCCCTCTGCTCATTAGCCGAGCAGTCTGGTTCGGACTAAACTTATTAATCTGGTAGTTGCAACTGCGTTTGGGTGGTATGAGAACAAATAGTGATGGTTCACCTACACTCTCTAAAGGCTCGCTAAGGGTTAACAGCACACCGGCTGAGTCCGTCAGAACGCATTGTCCGCTATCACTGGATAAATACGGGTATTGACCCGGGGTCCTCGATTGTTATGGTTTTTTTATTAACAAGTAACAAGGAGATCTTATGAGTACGATAAATACCAGCATGGGCAGATATTGCCTGAAAGCAAAAAATAGTGGCGATCACATTAAAGGAACGATCGCGATTAATGATGAAGGCGGTTCTCCGCTTACTTCACAAGAATTTAGCGAACACTATCTTGATGACGTGGTGAATAACGTTATCTACCCGATAACCGGCGGTAATCGCGAAATTACCCGTAGTTTACGCGAACAGATGGTTAAGGCTGGATTCGGGCAGCCACACTAAGAATCTTCTCACGGGCCATGCTCATGGTCCGTGTTTCATTACTCCATTTCCTGCCATGTAATAATAGGATCATACCGATCGGGGCTGCGCTCAGGCAGTGACAGGCAGTGAAATGTGGAGGCAAGCAAGATACTTCCATCGAATATAGCCCGAACAGGAGGAAAACCGCGTGCATTCAGATCTCCGTATTCATCACGAACGCCTTGCGAAGTTTGTGCAGGCAATCTGGAGTCACGCGGGAAGTGCGCCGCGTGAAGCTGAACTCGTTGCCGAGCATTTGGTTCAGGCTAACCTTGCCGGGCATGATTCGCACGGCGTCGGTATGATCCCCAGATACATCGCCTCACTGGCCGAGGGGCAGCTTAAACTTAATACACATGTCAGCGTCATCCGGGACGCCGGTGCTGTTCTTACCCTTGACGGAGGCCGAGGTTTTGGCCAGGTGGTGGCCTGCGAAGCAATGGCACAAGGTCTGCAACGTGCAAAGCAGTTTGGCCTGGCTGCGGTGGGTTTACATAACGCACATCACATTGGACGCATCGGTCACTGGGCAGAACAGTGCGGCAAGGAAGGATTTATCTCTTTTCACTTTGTGAATGTCATGGGCGACCCCATGGTGGCTCCCTTTGGTGGTAGCGACCGACGCTTTGGAACTAATCCATTCTGTGCCATTTTTCCGCGTAAAGATGAAAAGCCCCTGCTACTGGACTTTGCCACCAGCGCAATTGCTTATGGTAAAACGCGGGTAGCTTACAACAAAGGTCTGACTGTTCCCCCGGGCGCACTGATTGATCATCAGGGGCACCCCACCATGCAGCCGCACGTTATGCATGAGCCCCCCTTCGGTTCACTGCTACCTTTTGGCGATCACAAAGGCTATGCGTTGGCAGCACTATGTGAAATCCTGGGCGGCGCGCTTTCTGGAGGGCGAACCACACATGATGAAACTCTCGAAACAGATAACAGTGCCATCATTAATGGTATGACGACGATTATTCTTAATCCTGAAGCTTTTGATGCACCTCATATGCAGGCTGAAGCGGAAGCGTTTATCTCATGGGTTAAAAAATCACCTCCATCAGGCAATATGCCTATTCAGCTCCCGGGAGAGTGGGAAGAAGCGAATCGCGTTGACCGCATAGCAAATGGTATTACGGTTGATCCCATGACATGGCGGCAAATTTGTCATGCGGCACGGCTGGCTGGCATGCCTGAAGAAGAATTGAATGCTTTTAACGCATTAGTCGGTTAAATACCGACGGATAAGCCCCACTTTTATATCAGTGGGATAACCTGCACCACGGATACAGCCTGACAGACCCTTTCCAACAGTCAGCACCAAATAAATCTGCGCGTCACTGCGGTAGCAATATCGCGTACGGCTATTTAGACTGGTACCCCAACGCTTATTACATTCGTCCGGAACCCTGTAATGATTGGTCAGATGATTGCGAACAGAAAGACTTTTTTCGGCAACGGTAGCCTCCATGAGCTACTCCCTTTATTGACATCCTCTCCCTGCCCCACCTTACTCTTTTGCGCCCGATCTTTTCTTAACGGCCCAGCCTATGCCGAGATAAAAGAAGCGCTTTCGCCACTACTGGCAGGCATAGAGATTGTCAGCCACGAAGCCTCTTCTTCAGAACTTGATGAATGGGTGACACGCTGGCGCGGTAAAGTGTCACGCGTAGTCGCGATCGGTGGGGGAAGCGTAATGGATGCGGCTAAAGCGGTTGCTGCACTGTGCGAACATCCGCTGAATACGCGTCGTTACCTGGAAAAGGTTGGCGATAGTCAGATCAGCGGTAAAACGCTGCCGCTGATCGCCATTCCGACCACTGCGGGGACCGGCAGCGAGGTCACACAAAACGCCGTGGTCACCGATAAGAGAGGCCATAACGTAAAAGCATCTCTACGTCACGCCGCTTTCGTACCCGAGATTGCTATCCTGGACCCACAGCTATTGAAAGGCGCATCTGATCATGTGCTGGCCTGCTGCGCAATCGATGCCTTCACCCACCTTTTCGAAGCCTATCTTTCAAAAAGCGCCAC encodes the following:
- a CDS encoding malate/lactate/ureidoglycolate dehydrogenase gives rise to the protein MHSDLRIHHERLAKFVQAIWSHAGSAPREAELVAEHLVQANLAGHDSHGVGMIPRYIASLAEGQLKLNTHVSVIRDAGAVLTLDGGRGFGQVVACEAMAQGLQRAKQFGLAAVGLHNAHHIGRIGHWAEQCGKEGFISFHFVNVMGDPMVAPFGGSDRRFGTNPFCAIFPRKDEKPLLLDFATSAIAYGKTRVAYNKGLTVPPGALIDHQGHPTMQPHVMHEPPFGSLLPFGDHKGYALAALCEILGGALSGGRTTHDETLETDNSAIINGMTTIILNPEAFDAPHMQAEAEAFISWVKKSPPSGNMPIQLPGEWEEANRVDRIANGITVDPMTWRQICHAARLAGMPEEELNAFNALVG
- the lipA gene encoding lipoyl synthase; this translates as MSKPIQMERGVKYRDADKMALIPVKTVVTERQELLRKPEWMKIKLPADSSRIQGIKAAMRKNGLHSVCEEASCPNLAECFNHGTATFMILGAICTRRCPFCDVAHGRPLTPDANEPGKLAQTIADMALRYVVITSVDRDDLRDGGAQHFADCIRAIREKSPTIKIETLVPDFRGRMDRALEILTATPPDVFNHNLENVPRVYRQVRPGANYEWSLKLLERFKEAHPDIPTKSGLMVGLGETNAEIIEVMRDLRRHGVTMLTLGQYLQPSRHHLPVQRYVSPAEFDEMKEEALAMGFTHAACGPFVRSSYHADMQAKGLEVK
- the tatE gene encoding twin-arginine translocase subunit TatE → MEGISIAKLLIIGALIVLLFGTNKLRSLGGDLGSAIKGFKKAMSEEDAAAKKTAADDAAAERVTHKD
- a CDS encoding iron-containing alcohol dehydrogenase, whose protein sequence is MIGQMIANRKTFFGNGSLHELLPLLTSSPCPTLLFCARSFLNGPAYAEIKEALSPLLAGIEIVSHEASSSELDEWVTRWRGKVSRVVAIGGGSVMDAAKAVAALCEHPLNTRRYLEKVGDSQISGKTLPLIAIPTTAGTGSEVTQNAVVTDKRGHNVKASLRHAAFVPEIAILDPQLLKGASDHVLACCAIDAFTHLFEAYLSKSATALSQRTALSGMQAFVLAWPVLNQQGETGDDAREQMMLASWLGGQSLSMAGLGVIHGLAGELGAIKDYHHGEVCGRLLFPFLTLLSRSDHPQQQQLMHKLNKVIFGQSGDNPALHLAEWLKQHAITPFWQQPQLLDDEEIRWILARSNSKNSLIDYSPQQQHFMLKQAWPER
- a CDS encoding deaminated glutathione amidase, whose translation is MKVAMGQFAVGREWQENAATCRSLMQRAYAGGADLLVLPEAILARDIADPDIALKTAQPLDGPFLSQILAVSNENDMTTVLTMHVPADDQRVLNVLVAVRRGEIVARYDKLHLYDAFSVQESKNVTAGEAIPPLVEVAGLRVGLMTCYDIRFPELARRLVLDGAEVLVLPAAWVKGPLKEMHWEVLVTARALENTCYLVAVGECGPRNIGNSMVVDPLGVAIARAAEGPALVFADLDPQRIADARRMLPVLENRRFVRPELKVY
- the pagP gene encoding lipid IV(A) palmitoyltransferase PagP, with the translated sequence MVINEVKVSQFCRLILIPVVSLFYASSGCTAETQPSGEISALWQTFTGNVKDTWTSSDSYDLYVPAITWHNRWTYDKDKTDSYNERPWGAGGGISRYDTRGNWNGIYLMAFKDSFNKWEPIGGYGWEKTWRPFSDENIHFGAGFTAGITMRDNWNYIPLPVLLPLASVGYGRASFQMTYIPGTYNNGNVFFAWFRWQI
- the cspE gene encoding transcription antiterminator/RNA stability regulator CspE, producing the protein MSKIKGSVKWFNESKGFGFITPEDGSKDVFVHFSAIQSNGFKTLAEGQRVEFEITDGAKGPSAANVAAI